One segment of Macaca fascicularis isolate 582-1 chromosome 2, T2T-MFA8v1.1 DNA contains the following:
- the EIF4G1 gene encoding eukaryotic translation initiation factor 4 gamma 1 isoform X4: MNKAPQSTGPPPAPSPGLPQPAFPPGQTAPVVFSTPQATQMNTPSQPRQHFYPSRAQPPSSAASRVQSAAPARPGPAAHVYPAGSQVMMIPSQISYPASQGAYYIPGQGRSTYVVPTQQYPVQPGAPGFYPGASPTEFGTYAGAYYPAQGVQQFPTGVAPAPVLMNQPPQIAPKRERKTIRIRDPNQGGKDITEEIMSGARTASTPTPPQTGGGLEPQANGETPQVAVIVRPDDRSQGAIIADRPGLPGPEHSPSESQPSSPSPTPSPSPVLEPGSEPNLAVLSIPGDTMATIQMSVEESTPISRETGEPYRLSPEPTPLAEPILEVEVTLSKPVPESEFSSSPLQASTPLASHTVEIHEPNGMVPSEDLEPEVESSPELALPPACPSESPVPIAPTAQPEELLNGAPSPPAVDLSPVSEPEEQAKEVTASVAPATILSATPAMAPSATSPAQEEEMEEEEEEEEEGEAGEAESEKGGEELLPSESTPVPANLSQNLEAAAATQVAVSVPKRRRKIKELNKKEAVGDLLDAFKEANPAVPEVENQPPAGSNPGPESEGSGVPPRPEEADETWDSKEDKIHNAENIQPGEQKYEYKSDQWKPLNLEEKKRYDREFLLGFQFIFASMQKPEGLPHISDVVLDKANKTPLRPLDPTRLQGINYGPDFTPSFANLGRPALSTRGPPRGGPGGELPRGPAGLGPRRSQQGTRKEPRKIIATVLMTEDIKLNKAEKAWKPSSKRTAADKDRGEEDADGSKTQDLFRRVRSILNKLTPQMFQQLMKQVTQLAIDTEERLKGVIDLIFEKAISEPNFSVAYANMCRCLMALKVPTTEKPTVTVNFRKLLLNRCQKEFEKDKDDDEVFEKKQKEMDEAATAEERGRLKEELEEARDIARRRSLGNIKFIGELFKLKMLTEAIMHDCVVKLLKNHDEESLECLCRLLTTIGKDLDFEKAKPRMDQYFNQMEKIIKEKKTSSRIRFMLQDVLDLRGSNWVPRRGDQGPKTIDQIHKEAEMEEHREHIKVQQLMAKGSDKRRGGPPGPPISRGLPLVDDGGWNTVPISKGSRPIDTSRLTKITKPGSIDSNNQLFAPGGRLSWGKGSSGGSGTKPSDAASEAARPATSTLNRFSALQQAVPTESTDNRRVVQRSSLSRERGEKAGDRGDRLERSERGGDRGDRLDRARTPATKRSFSKEVEERSRERPSQPEGLRKAASLTEDRDRGRDAVKREATLPPVSPLKAALSEEELEKKSKAIIEEYLHLNDMKEAVQCVQELASPSLLFIFVRHGVESTLERSAIAREHMGQLLHQLLCAGHLSTAQYYQGLYEILELAEDMEIDIPHVWLYLAELVTPILQEGGVPMGELFREITKPLRPLGKAASLLLEILGLLCKSMGPKKVGMLWREAGLSWKEFLPEGQDIGAFIAEQKVEYTLGEESEAPGQRALPSEELNRQLEKLLKEGSSNQRVFDWIEANLSEQQIASNTLVRALMTAVCYSAIIFETPLRVDVAVLKARAKLLQKYLCDEQKELQALYALQALVVTLEQPPNLLRMFFDALYDEDVVKEDAFYSWESSKDPAEQQGKGVALKSVTAFFKWLREAEEESDHN; encoded by the exons atgaacaaagctcCACAGTCCACAGGCCCCCCACCCGCCCCATCCCCCGGACTCCCACAG CCAGCGTTTCCCCCGGGGCAGACAGCGCCGGTGGTGTTCAGTACGCCACAAGCGACACAAATGAACACGCCTTCTCAGCCCCGCCAG CACTTCTACCCTAGCCGGGCCCAGCCCCCGAGCAGTGCAGCCTCCCGAGTGCAGAGCGCAGCCCCTGCCCGCCCTGGCCCAGCTGCCCATGTCTACCCTGCTGGATCCCAAGTAATGATGATCCCTTCCCAGATCTCCTACCCAGCCTCCCAGGGGGCCTACTACATCCCTGGACAG GGGCGTTCCACATATGTTGTCCCGACACAGCAGTACCCTGTGCAGCCAGGAGCCCCAGGCTTCTATCCAGGTGCAAGCCCTACAGAATTTGGGACCTACG CTGGCGCCTACTATCCAGCCCAAGGGGTGCAGCAGTTTCCCACTGGTGTGGCCCCCGCCCCAGTTTTGATGAACCAGCCACCCCAGATTGCTCCCAAGAGGGAACGTAAGACG ATCCGAATTCGAGATCCAAACCAAGGAGGAAAGGATATCACGGAGGAGATCATGTCTGGGGCCCGCACTGCCTCCACACCCACCCCTCCCCAG ACGGGAGGCGGTCTGGAGCCTCAAGCTAATGGGGAGACGCCCCAGGTTGCTGTCATTGTCCGGCCAG ATGACCGGTCACAGGGAGCAATCATTGCTGACCGGCCAGGGCTGCCTGGCCCAGAGCACAGCCCTTCAGAATCCCAGCCTTCGTCACCTTCTCCGACCCCATCACCATCCCCAGTCTTGGAACCGGGGTCTGAGCCTAATCTCGCAGTCCTCTCTATTCCTGGGGACACTATGGCAACTATACAAATGTCTGTAGAAGAATCAACCCCCATCTCCCGTGAAACTGGGGAGCCATATCGCCTCTCTCCAGAACCCACTCCTCTCGCCGAACCCATACTGGAAGTAGAAGTGACACTTAGCAAACCGGTTCCAGAATCTGAATTCTCTTCCAGTCCTCTCCAGGCTTCCACTCCTCTGGCATCTCACACAGTGGAAATTCATGAGCCTAATGGCATGGTCCCATCTGAAGATCTGGAACCAGAGGTGGAGTCCAGCCCAGAGCTTGCTCTTCCACCAGCTTGCCCCTCCGAATCCCCTGTGCCCATTGCTCCAACTGCCCAACCTGAGGAACTGCTCAACGGAGCCCCCTCGCCACCAGCTGTGGACTTAAGCCCAGTCAGTGAGCCAGAGGAGCAGGCCAAGGAGGTGACAGCATCAGTGGCGCCCGCCACCATCCTCTCTGCCACTCCAGCTATGGCTCCTTCAGCTACTTCCCCCGCtcaggaggaggaaatggaagaagaagaagaagaagaggaagaaggagaagcaggagaaGCTGAGagtgagaagggaggagaggaacTGCTCCCCTCAGAGAGCACCCCTGTTCCAGCCAACTTGTCTCAGAATTTGGAGGCAGCAGCGGCCACTCAAG tggcAGTATCTGTGCCAAAGAGGAGACGGAAAATTAAGGAGCTAAATAAGAAGGAGGCTGTTGGAGACCTTCTGGATGCCTTCAAGGAG GCAAACCCGGCAGTACCAGAGGTGGAAAATCAGCCTCCTGCAGGCAGCAATCCAGGCCCAGAGTCTGAGGGCAGTGGTGTGCCCCCACGTCCTGAGGAAGCAGATGAGACCTGGGACTCAAAGGAAGACAAAATTCACAATGCTGAGAACATCCAGCCCGGGGAACAGAAGTATGAATATAAGTCAG ATCAGTGGAAGCCTCTAAATCTAGAGGAGAAAAAACGTTACGACCGTGAGTTCCTGCTTGGTTTTCAGTTCATCTTTGCCAGTATGCAGAAGCCAGAGGGATTGCCCCATATCAGTGATGTGGTGCTGGACAAG GCCAATAAAACACCACTGCGACCACTGGACCCCACTAGACTACAAGGCATAAATTATGGCCCAGACTTCACTCCATCCTTTGCCAACCTTGGCCGGCCAGCCCTTAGCACCCGTGGGCCCCCAAGGGGTGGGCCAGGTGGGGAGCTGCCCCGAGGGCCG GCTGGCCTGGGACCCCGGCGCTCTCAGCAGGGCACCCGAAAAGAACCACGCAAGATCATTGCCACAGTGTTAATGACCGAAGATATAAAACTGAACAAAGCAGAGAAAGCCTGGAAACCCAGCAGCAAGCGGACGGCAGCTGATAAGGACCGAGGGGAAGAGGATGCTGATGGCAGCAAAACCCAG GACCTATTCCGCAGGGTGCGCTCCATCCTGAATAAGCTGACACCCCAGATGTTCCAGCAGCTGATGAAGCAAGTGACGCAGCTGGCCATTGACACCGAGGAACGCCTCAAAGGGGTCATTGACCTCATTTTTGAGAAGGCCATTTCAGAGCCCAACTTCTCTGTGGCCTATGCCAACATGTGCCGCTGCCTCATGGCG CTGAAAGTGCCCACTACGGAAAAGCCAACAGTGACTGTAAACTTCCGAAAGCTGTTGTTGAATCGATGTCAGAAGGAGTTTGAGAAAGACAAAGATGATGATGAGGTTTTTGAGAAGAAGCAAAAAGAGATGGATGAAGCTGCTACG GCAGAGGAACGAGGACGCCTTAAGGAAGAGCTGGAAGAGGCTCGGGACATAGCCCGGCGGCGCTCTTTAGGGAATATCAAGTTTATTGGGGAGTTGTTCAAGCTGAAGATGTTAACAGAGGCAATAATGCATGACTGTGTGGTCAAACTGCTTAAGAACCATGATGAAGAGTCCCTTGAGTGCCTTTGTCGTCTGCTTACCACCATTGGCAAAGACCTGGACTTTGAAAAAGCCAAG CCCCGAATGGATCAGTATTTCAACCAGATGGAAAAAATCATCAAAGAAAAGAAGACGTCATCCCGCATCCGCTTTATGCTGCAGGACGTGCTGGATCTGCGAGGG AGCAATTGGGTGCCACGCCGAGGGGATCAGGGTCCCAAGACCATTGACCAGATCCataaggaggctgagatggaagaacaTCGAGAGCACATCAAAGTGCAGCAGCTCATGGCCAAGGGCAGTGACAAGCGTCGGGGTGGCCCTCCAGGCCCGCCCATCA GCCGTGGACTTCCACTTGTGGATGATGGTGGCTGGAACACAGTTCCCATCAGCAAAGGTAGCCGCCCCATTGACACCTCACGACTCACCAAGATCACcaag CCTGGCTCCATCGATTCTAACAACCAGCTCTTTGCACCTGGAGGGCGACTGAGCTGGGGCAAGGGCAGCAGCGGAGGCTCAGGAACCAAGCCCTCAGACGCAG CATCAGAAGCTGCTCGCCCAGCTACTAGTACTTTGAATCGCTTCTCAGCCCTTCAACAAGCGGTTCCCACAGAAAGCACAGATAATAGGCGTGTGGTGCAGAG GAGTAGCTTGAGCCGGGAACGAGGCGAGAAAGCTGGGGACCGGGGAGACCGCCTAGAGCGGAGTGAACGGGGAGGGGACCGTGGGGACCGGCTTGATCGTGCGCGGACACCTGCTACCAAGCGGAGCTTCAGCAAGGAAGTGGAGGAGCGGAGTAGAGAACGGCCCTCCCAGCCTGAGGGGCTGCGCAAAGCAGCTAGCCTCACGGAGGATCGGGACCGTGGGCGGGATGCCG TGAAGCGAGAAGCTACCCTACCCCCAGTGAGCCCCTTGAAGGCAGCACTCTCTGAGGAGGAGTTAGAGAAGAAATCCAAGGCTATCATTGAGGAATATCTCCATCTCAATGACATGAAA GAGGCAGTCCAATGTGTGCAGGAGCTGGCCTCACCCTCCCTGCTCTTCATCTTTGTACGGCATGGTGTTGAGTCTACGCTGGAGCGCAGTGCCATTGCTCGTGAGCATATGGGGCAGCTGCTGCACCAGCTGCTCTGTGCTGGACACCTGTCTACTGCTCAGTACTACCAAGG GCTGTATGAAATCTTGGAATTGGCTGAGGACATGGAAATTGACATCCCCCACGTGTGGCTCTACCTAGCGGAACTGGTAACACCCATTCTGCAGGAAGGTGGGGTGCCCATGGGGGAGCTGTTCAG gGAGATTACAAAGCCTCTGAGACCACTGGGCAAAGCTGCTTCCCTGTTGCTGGAGATCCTGGGCCTCCTGTGCAAAAGCATG GGTCCTAAAAAGGTGGGGATGCTGTGGCGAGAAGCCGGGCTTAGCTGGAAGGAATTTCTACCTGAAGGCCAGGACATTGGTGCATTCATCGCTGAACAG AAGGTGGAGTATACTCTGGGAGAGGAGTCGGAAGCCCCTGGCCAGAGGGCACTCCCCTCCGAGGAACTGAACAGGCAGCTGGAGAAGCTGCTGAAGGAGGGTAGCAGTAACCAGCGGGTGTTCGACTGGATAGAG GCCAACCTGAGTGAGCAGCAGATAGCATCCAACACGTTAGTTCGAGCCCTCATGACGGCTGTCTGCTATTCTGCAATTATTT TTGAGACTCCCCTGCGAGTGGACGTTGCAGTGCTGAAAGCGCGAGCGAAGCTGCTGCAGAAATACCTGTGCGATGAGCAGAAGGAGCTGCAGGCACTCTACGCCCTCCAGGCCCTTGTAGTGACCTTAGAACAGCCTCCCA
- the EIF4G1 gene encoding eukaryotic translation initiation factor 4 gamma 1 isoform X3 has product MNKAPQSTGPPPAPSPGLPQPAFPPGQTAPVVFSTPQATQMNTPSQPRQHFYPSRAQPPSSAASRVQSAAPARPGPAAHVYPAGSQVMMIPSQISYPASQGAYYIPGQGRSTYVVPTQQYPVQPGAPGFYPGASPTEFGTYAGAYYPAQGVQQFPTGVAPAPVLMNQPPQIAPKRERKTIRIRDPNQGGKDITEEIMSGARTASTPTPPQTGGGLEPQANGETPQVAVIVRPDDRSQGAIIADRPGLPGPEHSPSESQPSSPSPTPSPSPVLEPGSEPNLAVLSIPGDTMATIQMSVEESTPISRETGEPYRLSPEPTPLAEPILEVEVTLSKPVPESEFSSSPLQASTPLASHTVEIHEPNGMVPSEDLEPEVESSPELALPPACPSESPVPIAPTAQPEELLNGAPSPPAVDLSPVSEPEEQAKEVTASVAPATILSATPAMAPSATSPAQEEEMEEEEEEEEEGEAGEAESEKGGEELLPSESTPVPANLSQNLEAAAATQVAVSVPKRRRKIKELNKKEAVGDLLDAFKEANPAVPEVENQPPAGSNPGPESEGSGVPPRPEEADETWDSKEDKIHNAENIQPGEQKYEYKSDQWKPLNLEEKKRYDREFLLGFQFIFASMQKPEGLPHISDVVLDKANKTPLRPLDPTRLQGINYGPDFTPSFANLGRPALSTRGPPRGGPGGELPRGPQAGLGPRRSQQGTRKEPRKIIATVLMTEDIKLNKAEKAWKPSSKRTAADKDRGEEDADGSKTQDLFRRVRSILNKLTPQMFQQLMKQVTQLAIDTEERLKGVIDLIFEKAISEPNFSVAYANMCRCLMALKVPTTEKPTVTVNFRKLLLNRCQKEFEKDKDDDEVFEKKQKEMDEAATAEERGRLKEELEEARDIARRRSLGNIKFIGELFKLKMLTEAIMHDCVVKLLKNHDEESLECLCRLLTTIGKDLDFEKAKPRMDQYFNQMEKIIKEKKTSSRIRFMLQDVLDLRGSNWVPRRGDQGPKTIDQIHKEAEMEEHREHIKVQQLMAKGSDKRRGGPPGPPISRGLPLVDDGGWNTVPISKGSRPIDTSRLTKITKPGSIDSNNQLFAPGGRLSWGKGSSGGSGTKPSDAASEAARPATSTLNRFSALQQAVPTESTDNRRVVQRSSLSRERGEKAGDRGDRLERSERGGDRGDRLDRARTPATKRSFSKEVEERSRERPSQPEGLRKAASLTEDRDRGRDAVKREATLPPVSPLKAALSEEELEKKSKAIIEEYLHLNDMKEAVQCVQELASPSLLFIFVRHGVESTLERSAIAREHMGQLLHQLLCAGHLSTAQYYQGLYEILELAEDMEIDIPHVWLYLAELVTPILQEGGVPMGELFREITKPLRPLGKAASLLLEILGLLCKSMGPKKVGMLWREAGLSWKEFLPEGQDIGAFIAEQKVEYTLGEESEAPGQRALPSEELNRQLEKLLKEGSSNQRVFDWIEANLSEQQIASNTLVRALMTAVCYSAIIFETPLRVDVAVLKARAKLLQKYLCDEQKELQALYALQALVVTLEQPPNLLRMFFDALYDEDVVKEDAFYSWESSKDPAEQQGKGVALKSVTAFFKWLREAEEESDHN; this is encoded by the exons atgaacaaagctcCACAGTCCACAGGCCCCCCACCCGCCCCATCCCCCGGACTCCCACAG CCAGCGTTTCCCCCGGGGCAGACAGCGCCGGTGGTGTTCAGTACGCCACAAGCGACACAAATGAACACGCCTTCTCAGCCCCGCCAG CACTTCTACCCTAGCCGGGCCCAGCCCCCGAGCAGTGCAGCCTCCCGAGTGCAGAGCGCAGCCCCTGCCCGCCCTGGCCCAGCTGCCCATGTCTACCCTGCTGGATCCCAAGTAATGATGATCCCTTCCCAGATCTCCTACCCAGCCTCCCAGGGGGCCTACTACATCCCTGGACAG GGGCGTTCCACATATGTTGTCCCGACACAGCAGTACCCTGTGCAGCCAGGAGCCCCAGGCTTCTATCCAGGTGCAAGCCCTACAGAATTTGGGACCTACG CTGGCGCCTACTATCCAGCCCAAGGGGTGCAGCAGTTTCCCACTGGTGTGGCCCCCGCCCCAGTTTTGATGAACCAGCCACCCCAGATTGCTCCCAAGAGGGAACGTAAGACG ATCCGAATTCGAGATCCAAACCAAGGAGGAAAGGATATCACGGAGGAGATCATGTCTGGGGCCCGCACTGCCTCCACACCCACCCCTCCCCAG ACGGGAGGCGGTCTGGAGCCTCAAGCTAATGGGGAGACGCCCCAGGTTGCTGTCATTGTCCGGCCAG ATGACCGGTCACAGGGAGCAATCATTGCTGACCGGCCAGGGCTGCCTGGCCCAGAGCACAGCCCTTCAGAATCCCAGCCTTCGTCACCTTCTCCGACCCCATCACCATCCCCAGTCTTGGAACCGGGGTCTGAGCCTAATCTCGCAGTCCTCTCTATTCCTGGGGACACTATGGCAACTATACAAATGTCTGTAGAAGAATCAACCCCCATCTCCCGTGAAACTGGGGAGCCATATCGCCTCTCTCCAGAACCCACTCCTCTCGCCGAACCCATACTGGAAGTAGAAGTGACACTTAGCAAACCGGTTCCAGAATCTGAATTCTCTTCCAGTCCTCTCCAGGCTTCCACTCCTCTGGCATCTCACACAGTGGAAATTCATGAGCCTAATGGCATGGTCCCATCTGAAGATCTGGAACCAGAGGTGGAGTCCAGCCCAGAGCTTGCTCTTCCACCAGCTTGCCCCTCCGAATCCCCTGTGCCCATTGCTCCAACTGCCCAACCTGAGGAACTGCTCAACGGAGCCCCCTCGCCACCAGCTGTGGACTTAAGCCCAGTCAGTGAGCCAGAGGAGCAGGCCAAGGAGGTGACAGCATCAGTGGCGCCCGCCACCATCCTCTCTGCCACTCCAGCTATGGCTCCTTCAGCTACTTCCCCCGCtcaggaggaggaaatggaagaagaagaagaagaagaggaagaaggagaagcaggagaaGCTGAGagtgagaagggaggagaggaacTGCTCCCCTCAGAGAGCACCCCTGTTCCAGCCAACTTGTCTCAGAATTTGGAGGCAGCAGCGGCCACTCAAG tggcAGTATCTGTGCCAAAGAGGAGACGGAAAATTAAGGAGCTAAATAAGAAGGAGGCTGTTGGAGACCTTCTGGATGCCTTCAAGGAG GCAAACCCGGCAGTACCAGAGGTGGAAAATCAGCCTCCTGCAGGCAGCAATCCAGGCCCAGAGTCTGAGGGCAGTGGTGTGCCCCCACGTCCTGAGGAAGCAGATGAGACCTGGGACTCAAAGGAAGACAAAATTCACAATGCTGAGAACATCCAGCCCGGGGAACAGAAGTATGAATATAAGTCAG ATCAGTGGAAGCCTCTAAATCTAGAGGAGAAAAAACGTTACGACCGTGAGTTCCTGCTTGGTTTTCAGTTCATCTTTGCCAGTATGCAGAAGCCAGAGGGATTGCCCCATATCAGTGATGTGGTGCTGGACAAG GCCAATAAAACACCACTGCGACCACTGGACCCCACTAGACTACAAGGCATAAATTATGGCCCAGACTTCACTCCATCCTTTGCCAACCTTGGCCGGCCAGCCCTTAGCACCCGTGGGCCCCCAAGGGGTGGGCCAGGTGGGGAGCTGCCCCGAGGGCCG CAGGCTGGCCTGGGACCCCGGCGCTCTCAGCAGGGCACCCGAAAAGAACCACGCAAGATCATTGCCACAGTGTTAATGACCGAAGATATAAAACTGAACAAAGCAGAGAAAGCCTGGAAACCCAGCAGCAAGCGGACGGCAGCTGATAAGGACCGAGGGGAAGAGGATGCTGATGGCAGCAAAACCCAG GACCTATTCCGCAGGGTGCGCTCCATCCTGAATAAGCTGACACCCCAGATGTTCCAGCAGCTGATGAAGCAAGTGACGCAGCTGGCCATTGACACCGAGGAACGCCTCAAAGGGGTCATTGACCTCATTTTTGAGAAGGCCATTTCAGAGCCCAACTTCTCTGTGGCCTATGCCAACATGTGCCGCTGCCTCATGGCG CTGAAAGTGCCCACTACGGAAAAGCCAACAGTGACTGTAAACTTCCGAAAGCTGTTGTTGAATCGATGTCAGAAGGAGTTTGAGAAAGACAAAGATGATGATGAGGTTTTTGAGAAGAAGCAAAAAGAGATGGATGAAGCTGCTACG GCAGAGGAACGAGGACGCCTTAAGGAAGAGCTGGAAGAGGCTCGGGACATAGCCCGGCGGCGCTCTTTAGGGAATATCAAGTTTATTGGGGAGTTGTTCAAGCTGAAGATGTTAACAGAGGCAATAATGCATGACTGTGTGGTCAAACTGCTTAAGAACCATGATGAAGAGTCCCTTGAGTGCCTTTGTCGTCTGCTTACCACCATTGGCAAAGACCTGGACTTTGAAAAAGCCAAG CCCCGAATGGATCAGTATTTCAACCAGATGGAAAAAATCATCAAAGAAAAGAAGACGTCATCCCGCATCCGCTTTATGCTGCAGGACGTGCTGGATCTGCGAGGG AGCAATTGGGTGCCACGCCGAGGGGATCAGGGTCCCAAGACCATTGACCAGATCCataaggaggctgagatggaagaacaTCGAGAGCACATCAAAGTGCAGCAGCTCATGGCCAAGGGCAGTGACAAGCGTCGGGGTGGCCCTCCAGGCCCGCCCATCA GCCGTGGACTTCCACTTGTGGATGATGGTGGCTGGAACACAGTTCCCATCAGCAAAGGTAGCCGCCCCATTGACACCTCACGACTCACCAAGATCACcaag CCTGGCTCCATCGATTCTAACAACCAGCTCTTTGCACCTGGAGGGCGACTGAGCTGGGGCAAGGGCAGCAGCGGAGGCTCAGGAACCAAGCCCTCAGACGCAG CATCAGAAGCTGCTCGCCCAGCTACTAGTACTTTGAATCGCTTCTCAGCCCTTCAACAAGCGGTTCCCACAGAAAGCACAGATAATAGGCGTGTGGTGCAGAG GAGTAGCTTGAGCCGGGAACGAGGCGAGAAAGCTGGGGACCGGGGAGACCGCCTAGAGCGGAGTGAACGGGGAGGGGACCGTGGGGACCGGCTTGATCGTGCGCGGACACCTGCTACCAAGCGGAGCTTCAGCAAGGAAGTGGAGGAGCGGAGTAGAGAACGGCCCTCCCAGCCTGAGGGGCTGCGCAAAGCAGCTAGCCTCACGGAGGATCGGGACCGTGGGCGGGATGCCG TGAAGCGAGAAGCTACCCTACCCCCAGTGAGCCCCTTGAAGGCAGCACTCTCTGAGGAGGAGTTAGAGAAGAAATCCAAGGCTATCATTGAGGAATATCTCCATCTCAATGACATGAAA GAGGCAGTCCAATGTGTGCAGGAGCTGGCCTCACCCTCCCTGCTCTTCATCTTTGTACGGCATGGTGTTGAGTCTACGCTGGAGCGCAGTGCCATTGCTCGTGAGCATATGGGGCAGCTGCTGCACCAGCTGCTCTGTGCTGGACACCTGTCTACTGCTCAGTACTACCAAGG GCTGTATGAAATCTTGGAATTGGCTGAGGACATGGAAATTGACATCCCCCACGTGTGGCTCTACCTAGCGGAACTGGTAACACCCATTCTGCAGGAAGGTGGGGTGCCCATGGGGGAGCTGTTCAG gGAGATTACAAAGCCTCTGAGACCACTGGGCAAAGCTGCTTCCCTGTTGCTGGAGATCCTGGGCCTCCTGTGCAAAAGCATG GGTCCTAAAAAGGTGGGGATGCTGTGGCGAGAAGCCGGGCTTAGCTGGAAGGAATTTCTACCTGAAGGCCAGGACATTGGTGCATTCATCGCTGAACAG AAGGTGGAGTATACTCTGGGAGAGGAGTCGGAAGCCCCTGGCCAGAGGGCACTCCCCTCCGAGGAACTGAACAGGCAGCTGGAGAAGCTGCTGAAGGAGGGTAGCAGTAACCAGCGGGTGTTCGACTGGATAGAG GCCAACCTGAGTGAGCAGCAGATAGCATCCAACACGTTAGTTCGAGCCCTCATGACGGCTGTCTGCTATTCTGCAATTATTT TTGAGACTCCCCTGCGAGTGGACGTTGCAGTGCTGAAAGCGCGAGCGAAGCTGCTGCAGAAATACCTGTGCGATGAGCAGAAGGAGCTGCAGGCACTCTACGCCCTCCAGGCCCTTGTAGTGACCTTAGAACAGCCTCCCA